The following proteins come from a genomic window of Paenibacillus spongiae:
- a CDS encoding YitT family protein encodes MGKHHHHKLTKMELLRRIIFITLGALLMSVALEIFLVPNNIIDGGIVGISIIVSHLTGLPLGIFLFLLNVPFLIVGYKQIGKTFAISTLYGVTVLSIGTTLLHPVDPLTYSTFLAPVVGGVLLGIGVGLVIRFGGSLDGTEIVAILLSKKMPFSVGEVVMFMNLFILGSAGFVFSWDSAMYSLIAYYIAFKMIDITIEGFDESKSVWIISEEAREIGDAIMSRLGRGVTYLHGEGGFTGGSKRVIFCVITRLEEAKLKSIVQELDPVAFLAVGNIHDVKGGRFKKRDIH; translated from the coding sequence ATGGGTAAACATCATCATCATAAGTTGACGAAGATGGAGCTGCTGCGCCGTATCATTTTTATAACGTTGGGTGCGCTGCTCATGTCTGTAGCGTTGGAAATTTTTCTTGTCCCGAATAATATTATCGATGGCGGCATTGTAGGGATCTCCATTATCGTCTCGCATTTAACGGGTCTTCCGCTGGGCATCTTTTTATTCTTACTTAATGTTCCTTTCTTGATTGTCGGGTATAAGCAAATTGGAAAAACCTTCGCCATATCCACCCTGTACGGAGTCACGGTACTGTCGATCGGAACGACATTGCTGCATCCAGTGGATCCGCTTACATACAGCACGTTCCTTGCTCCTGTCGTGGGAGGGGTGCTACTGGGCATTGGCGTCGGACTGGTCATCCGGTTCGGAGGTTCGCTTGACGGCACGGAAATCGTGGCCATTCTATTAAGCAAGAAGATGCCCTTCTCCGTCGGCGAAGTGGTTATGTTTATGAATCTGTTTATTCTCGGAAGCGCAGGCTTCGTCTTCTCGTGGGACAGCGCCATGTACTCGCTTATCGCCTATTACATCGCCTTCAAGATGATCGACATCACCATCGAAGGGTTCGATGAGTCGAAATCCGTATGGATCATCAGCGAGGAAGCGAGAGAAATCGGCGATGCGATTATGAGCCGGCTGGGTCGCGGCGTTACTTATTTACACGGAGAAGGCGGCTTTACAGGAGGATCCAAACGCGTCATCTTCTGCGTGATCACACGTCTGGAGGAAGCAAAGCTGAAGTCGATCGTGCAGGAGCTCGATCCGGTCGCGTTTCTGGCTGTCGGCAACATTCACGATGTGAAGGGCGGCCGCTTCAAGAAGCGGGATATTCACTAG
- the thiL gene encoding thiamine-phosphate kinase translates to MDEFASIRHWTDGRQAAERQRAQGVVIGIGDDAAVVEAPPGESGALQWLLAVDTMVETVHFNSATMSEADVGWKALAANVSDLAAMGGVPRHALVSVSVPRSWEPARMRRLYDGLYACAEHYGVAVIGGDTTSSPAQLVVAVTAVGTVGAGKAISRAGAKPGDIVFVTGPVGMSAAGLHWLLAAGQSGDEAVPLAAAQAAGTASLVQAHRRPSPSVRAAQLLAARGTVTSLNDVSDGLASEAWEIAGASSVKLALRKSQLPVSGSLAAYAHSCGLDPLDWLLYGGEDYVLLGTISAEDAAPAKSAMAAEGMPMYLIGSVEPGEPGVDLIRTADGSGGGAGRPKERREPIRPKGYNHFA, encoded by the coding sequence ATGGACGAATTCGCTAGCATCCGTCATTGGACGGATGGCCGGCAGGCTGCGGAGCGGCAGCGGGCGCAGGGCGTCGTCATCGGGATCGGCGACGACGCTGCCGTTGTGGAAGCGCCGCCGGGCGAGAGCGGCGCGCTGCAGTGGCTGCTGGCGGTCGACACGATGGTGGAGACCGTCCATTTCAATTCGGCGACGATGAGCGAAGCCGACGTCGGCTGGAAAGCCCTCGCCGCGAACGTGAGCGATCTCGCGGCGATGGGCGGCGTGCCCCGGCATGCGCTCGTCTCGGTGAGCGTGCCGCGGTCTTGGGAGCCGGCTCGTATGCGCCGGCTCTATGATGGGCTGTACGCGTGCGCCGAGCATTACGGCGTCGCGGTAATCGGCGGCGACACGACCTCGTCGCCGGCGCAGCTCGTTGTGGCCGTGACGGCGGTGGGCACCGTCGGCGCCGGCAAGGCGATTAGCCGGGCGGGCGCGAAGCCCGGCGACATCGTGTTCGTGACCGGGCCGGTCGGCATGTCCGCGGCCGGTCTGCATTGGCTGCTCGCCGCGGGACAAAGCGGCGATGAAGCGGTGCCGCTTGCCGCGGCGCAAGCGGCCGGAACGGCGTCGCTCGTGCAGGCGCACCGCCGGCCGTCGCCATCGGTGCGCGCGGCTCAGCTGCTGGCCGCCCGCGGCACGGTGACGTCGCTGAACGACGTCAGCGACGGTCTCGCAAGCGAGGCGTGGGAAATCGCGGGCGCCTCTTCGGTGAAGCTGGCGCTGCGGAAATCGCAGCTCCCCGTCAGCGGGAGCCTTGCCGCTTATGCGCACAGCTGCGGGCTCGACCCGCTTGATTGGCTGCTGTATGGCGGGGAGGATTATGTGCTTCTTGGCACCATCAGCGCAGAGGATGCGGCGCCGGCCAAATCGGCAATGGCTGCTGAAGGCATGCCGATGTATCTCATCGGGTCCGTAGAGCCTGGCGAACCCGGAGTGGATTTGATCCGTACGGCTGACGGATCAGGCGGCGGTGCGGGCAGGCCGAAAGAGCGGCGGGAGCCGATCCGGCCGAAGGGATACAATCATTTTGCATAG
- the tsaE gene encoding tRNA (adenosine(37)-N6)-threonylcarbamoyltransferase complex ATPase subunit type 1 TsaE, whose protein sequence is MNQTGQAVWMAATEQDTVRLADLLASWAEPGTVLALDGDLGAGKTRFSQAFARGIGVNAVVNSPTFTIIKEYEGERLPFYHMDVYRLSQDEADELGLDEYFFGEGVTIVEWASLIRDLLPPQRLELYIEHLGGEARRITLTGIGVPYAAWCEQLGRMGVDGK, encoded by the coding sequence ATGAATCAAACGGGACAGGCTGTCTGGATGGCGGCGACCGAGCAGGATACCGTCCGTCTGGCGGATCTGCTCGCTTCCTGGGCGGAGCCGGGGACAGTGCTTGCGCTGGATGGCGATTTGGGGGCGGGCAAGACGAGATTCTCGCAGGCATTCGCCCGGGGAATAGGCGTGAACGCTGTCGTGAATAGCCCTACGTTTACTATTATTAAAGAATATGAGGGCGAGCGATTGCCCTTCTATCATATGGATGTATACCGGCTCTCGCAGGATGAAGCGGACGAGCTGGGGCTCGATGAGTACTTTTTTGGCGAAGGCGTTACGATTGTAGAATGGGCCAGCCTGATCCGGGATCTGCTCCCGCCGCAGCGGCTGGAGCTATATATTGAGCACCTCGGCGGCGAAGCGCGCCGCATTACATTAACGGGTATTGGAGTCCCCTATGCCGCGTGGTGTGAGCAACTCGGAAGAATGGGAGTCGACGGGAAATGA
- the tsaB gene encoding tRNA (adenosine(37)-N6)-threonylcarbamoyltransferase complex dimerization subunit type 1 TsaB: MNDQQENTRENGYSVSGGKDSHAETSAGAAGKPIILAVDTSTALLAMALVRGEETLGSVQSMAERNHSVYTVTKLKSLLDDCGVTPEQLGGIAIGRGPGSYTGMRIAVSVGKTLAWVWKKPLIGVSSLEALAFGSMQPGAGAVDWYVPLMDARRGQVYTALFAASENGGWTRLAEDGVRLMKDWVDVLADRVHAAAERSEAPERIWFVGDLSLHEAEALRLQECLGAKPAADGSPASGSDSGNACGTAALCDVRLLPSVMEGRAVAVLGAQRLANGEGDDVHTFVPNYTQLTEAEVKLQAKSREKEGERSGSDR; this comes from the coding sequence ATGAACGATCAACAGGAGAACACGCGCGAGAACGGTTATTCCGTCTCTGGCGGGAAAGACTCGCACGCGGAAACTTCCGCCGGAGCGGCCGGGAAGCCCATTATACTTGCGGTCGATACTTCGACGGCTTTGCTGGCGATGGCGCTTGTACGCGGGGAGGAAACGCTTGGCAGCGTGCAATCGATGGCGGAGCGCAACCACTCTGTATATACGGTGACGAAGCTGAAGTCGCTGCTCGATGATTGCGGGGTTACGCCGGAGCAGCTCGGAGGAATTGCAATCGGCCGGGGTCCGGGATCTTACACCGGCATGCGGATAGCCGTCTCTGTAGGCAAAACGCTCGCCTGGGTCTGGAAAAAGCCGCTTATCGGCGTCTCTAGTCTAGAAGCGCTCGCTTTCGGATCGATGCAGCCCGGTGCCGGAGCAGTGGATTGGTACGTCCCGCTTATGGATGCGCGGCGCGGCCAGGTTTATACGGCTTTGTTCGCTGCTTCAGAGAACGGCGGATGGACGAGACTGGCGGAAGACGGCGTTCGGCTTATGAAGGACTGGGTCGATGTTCTTGCCGATCGGGTTCATGCAGCCGCTGAGCGAAGCGAGGCTCCGGAACGCATATGGTTTGTCGGGGATTTGTCGCTGCACGAAGCGGAGGCTCTGCGATTGCAGGAATGTCTTGGAGCGAAGCCCGCCGCAGACGGGAGTCCGGCATCCGGCTCCGACAGCGGTAATGCCTGTGGGACTGCTGCGTTGTGCGATGTCCGCTTGCTTCCATCCGTCATGGAAGGGCGGGCCGTCGCTGTTCTTGGTGCGCAGCGCTTGGCCAATGGGGAGGGCGACGATGTCCATACCTTCGTGCCGAACTATACGCAGCTGACGGAAGCGGAAGTGAAGCTGCAAGCCAAATCGCGGGAAAAAGAAGGTGAACGCAGTGGAAGCGACCGATAA
- the rimI gene encoding ribosomal protein S18-alanine N-acetyltransferase, whose amino-acid sequence MTLTDIPQIVAIEQEAFTGPWTAEAFVNELTNNHFARYMVMVHDDEVIGYGGMWTIMDEAHITNIAIRYDYRGQGLGKRLLTELQQTAVFFGASRMTLEVRVSNEIAQRLYRKLGFEPAGVRPGYYTDNQEDALIMWAELDSARTESNDEYE is encoded by the coding sequence ATGACGCTCACGGACATTCCGCAGATTGTAGCCATAGAGCAGGAAGCATTCACGGGTCCTTGGACGGCGGAAGCTTTCGTGAATGAGTTGACGAACAATCATTTCGCCCGGTACATGGTCATGGTCCACGATGACGAAGTCATCGGCTACGGCGGGATGTGGACGATTATGGACGAGGCGCATATTACGAACATCGCCATCCGCTACGATTACCGGGGGCAGGGACTCGGCAAGCGGCTGCTGACGGAATTGCAGCAAACGGCGGTTTTCTTCGGCGCGTCCCGCATGACGCTGGAAGTGCGGGTAAGCAATGAGATTGCGCAGCGGTTGTACCGCAAGCTGGGTTTCGAGCCGGCCGGCGTGCGGCCGGGCTATTATACGGATAATCAAGAGGATGCCCTGATCATGTGGGCGGAGCTGGATTCTGCGAGGACGGAGAGCAACGATGAATACGAATGA
- the tsaD gene encoding tRNA (adenosine(37)-N6)-threonylcarbamoyltransferase complex transferase subunit TsaD has protein sequence MNTNELILAVETSCDETAVAVIRGGREIVSNFISSQIETHERFGGVVPEIASRKHVESITLIMEQAMAEAGASFRDLSAIAVTQGPGLVGALLVGIMAAKSLAMALDLPLIGTHHIAGHIYANRLVHDIVYPSVALVVSGGHTELVVLESEGVFRIIGRTRDDAVGEAYDKVARSLQFPYPGGPHVDKLALEAEEEIVLPRAWLEPDSFDFSFSGLKSAVLASINQSRMKGEPLKAEALARGFQASVIDVLVTKALRAVQAVGAKQLLLCGGVAANRGLRAALAARCEAEGVPLLIPPHSLCTDNAAMIGAAAHLKWKHGEFTPLDMKAEPGLSLEQWSVRG, from the coding sequence ATGAATACGAATGAACTGATACTGGCCGTCGAGACGAGCTGCGACGAAACGGCAGTCGCCGTCATCCGCGGCGGCCGCGAAATAGTAAGCAACTTCATATCCAGCCAAATCGAGACGCATGAACGGTTTGGCGGTGTGGTCCCGGAGATCGCTTCCCGTAAGCATGTCGAGTCGATCACGCTCATTATGGAGCAGGCCATGGCTGAAGCGGGAGCTTCTTTCCGGGATCTGTCCGCCATAGCCGTCACCCAAGGGCCGGGACTCGTGGGCGCGCTTCTCGTCGGCATTATGGCGGCCAAAAGCTTGGCGATGGCGCTTGATCTGCCGCTCATCGGCACTCACCATATTGCCGGCCATATCTATGCGAACCGGCTTGTGCATGACATCGTCTATCCGAGCGTAGCGCTGGTCGTCTCAGGCGGTCATACGGAGCTTGTCGTGCTGGAGAGCGAAGGGGTGTTCCGTATTATTGGACGAACCCGGGATGACGCGGTTGGCGAAGCGTACGACAAGGTGGCGAGATCGCTGCAATTTCCTTACCCCGGAGGTCCGCATGTCGACAAGCTTGCGCTCGAGGCGGAAGAGGAGATCGTGCTGCCGCGCGCCTGGCTGGAGCCGGATTCCTTCGACTTCAGCTTCAGCGGGCTGAAATCCGCCGTGCTGGCATCGATCAACCAGTCCAGGATGAAGGGCGAGCCCCTGAAGGCCGAGGCGTTAGCGCGCGGCTTTCAAGCGTCGGTCATCGACGTGCTGGTGACGAAGGCTCTGCGTGCGGTACAGGCTGTTGGCGCCAAGCAGCTGCTGCTCTGCGGCGGGGTAGCGGCCAATCGCGGGCTGCGCGCGGCTTTGGCTGCGCGCTGCGAAGCCGAAGGCGTGCCGCTGCTCATACCGCCACATTCCTTATGCACGGATAATGCGGCGATGATCGGGGCCGCCGCCCATCTGAAGTGGAAGCATGGCGAGTTCACTCCGCTTGACATGAAGGCGGAGCCGGGTTTGTCTCTGGAGCAGTGGTCGGTGCGCGGCTAA
- a CDS encoding 2-isopropylmalate synthase, which translates to MTVNNNVNNQADTPKRIRIFDTTLRDGEQSPGASLEPEQKIVIARQLAKLGIDVIEPGFAISSPGDFAAVQQISRELQNVEIAGFARAVKVDIDAAVKATRDAARRRLHLFISSSDIHLDFQLRKSREQVVQIAREMVAYGKQFVDEIEFSAMDASRSGREFVIEMVEAVIAEGATIINLPDTLGYAMPEEYGEMFRVVRQQARGGDKVSYSAHCHNDLGLAVANSLAAIRAGATQIEVTVNGIGERAGNCSLEELVMAIETRKSAIGAETGIVASEIYETSRMVSRAMNFPIAYNKPIVGRNAFQHESGIHQDGLLKNRNTYEIMDPEAMGIPRDMIVLGKHSGRHAIKHRLNEYGVKLDDTQLNDVYDRFIAKADELKLVPDNVLIRLASETTEQQQDPYSLIDLQVLAGTQRSRIASVTIRERDSQQEQTYTGSGTGPLEAVIHCIQQAIPAAGEFEDLELHSLSTGEDARGEAVVSIVHNNERYRGTAIHNDIILAAAQAYVAACNQQLMSSQARKTTPSAFNKDIV; encoded by the coding sequence ATGACGGTTAATAACAACGTGAACAATCAAGCAGATACGCCAAAGCGCATTCGCATATTCGATACGACGCTTCGTGACGGGGAGCAATCGCCCGGCGCATCGTTGGAGCCGGAGCAGAAAATCGTGATCGCCCGCCAGCTCGCCAAGCTTGGCATTGATGTGATCGAGCCGGGCTTCGCGATCTCAAGCCCTGGAGATTTTGCGGCGGTGCAGCAAATCTCGCGCGAGCTGCAGAACGTGGAGATTGCCGGCTTCGCCCGGGCGGTGAAGGTCGACATCGATGCAGCGGTCAAAGCAACCCGGGATGCCGCGCGGAGAAGGCTTCACCTGTTCATCTCCTCCTCGGACATTCATCTGGACTTCCAGCTGCGCAAGTCGCGCGAGCAGGTCGTGCAGATCGCGCGCGAAATGGTGGCCTACGGCAAGCAATTCGTAGACGAAATTGAATTCTCGGCGATGGACGCCAGCCGCTCGGGGCGCGAGTTCGTCATCGAGATGGTGGAAGCCGTCATTGCCGAGGGCGCCACGATTATTAACCTGCCGGATACGCTCGGTTATGCGATGCCGGAAGAGTACGGGGAGATGTTCCGGGTCGTCAGGCAGCAGGCTCGCGGCGGCGACAAAGTAAGCTACAGCGCTCACTGCCATAACGACTTGGGGCTTGCGGTGGCGAACAGTCTGGCGGCGATCCGCGCCGGCGCTACGCAAATCGAGGTCACGGTGAACGGCATTGGCGAACGTGCGGGCAACTGCTCGCTCGAGGAGCTGGTCATGGCGATTGAAACGAGGAAGTCGGCGATTGGCGCGGAGACGGGCATCGTGGCGAGCGAAATCTACGAGACTTCCCGTATGGTCAGCCGCGCGATGAATTTCCCGATCGCGTACAACAAGCCGATCGTCGGCCGCAACGCCTTTCAGCATGAATCGGGCATTCATCAAGACGGCTTGCTTAAGAACCGTAATACCTACGAGATTATGGATCCCGAAGCGATGGGCATTCCGCGCGACATGATTGTACTCGGCAAGCATTCCGGCCGTCATGCCATCAAGCATCGTCTGAACGAATATGGCGTTAAGCTGGACGACACTCAATTGAATGATGTGTACGACCGGTTTATTGCAAAGGCCGACGAGCTGAAGCTCGTACCGGATAACGTATTGATCCGTCTGGCCAGCGAGACGACGGAACAGCAGCAGGATCCGTATTCGCTGATCGATCTGCAGGTGCTGGCCGGGACACAGCGCTCCCGCATTGCATCCGTAACGATCCGCGAGCGCGATTCCCAGCAGGAGCAAACGTATACCGGATCGGGGACAGGACCGCTGGAAGCCGTTATCCACTGTATCCAGCAGGCGATACCGGCGGCGGGGGAGTTCGAGGATCTGGAGCTGCACTCGTTATCCACAGGAGAGGATGCGCGAGGCGAAGCCGTGGTCAGCATTGTGCACAATAATGAACGATACCGCGGCACGGCGATTCACAATGACATTATACTGGCCGCAGCTCAGGCGTATGTGGCGGCTTGCAATCAACAGCTGATGAGCTCGCAGGCGCGGAAAACCACTCCGTCGGCGTTTAACAAAGATATCGTGTAA
- a CDS encoding class I SAM-dependent methyltransferase: MDHVVKYYEIFDEWGRLDREPVEFIVNAAHIRQHLPSSGRIADIGGGPGKYSLALAEAGYEVTLIDLVPRLVEQARSRAAELQLDQRFVGFHVADARDLGQWPDEHFDACLLLGPLYHLQNKEDRIRAAAEMNRVTKKGGLVFAAFMSRIRHLTTSILYPQAWKPNHTIEGIDSFLESGIFDHHDEGRFTGAYFAEIEEIEPFMQSSGFACEKLIASGSIAGGMTVEQWDYWRMQGDDVYRKVIERIVTAAESPYILGASSHIMYIGRKMEAV, from the coding sequence GTGGATCATGTCGTGAAATACTATGAAATATTTGACGAATGGGGCAGACTGGACCGGGAGCCCGTGGAATTTATCGTTAACGCCGCGCATATCCGGCAGCATCTGCCATCCAGCGGCCGAATAGCCGATATCGGCGGCGGACCCGGCAAGTATTCGCTTGCCTTGGCCGAGGCGGGCTATGAAGTAACGCTGATCGATCTGGTCCCCAGACTGGTCGAGCAGGCGCGCAGCAGGGCTGCCGAGCTGCAGCTGGATCAGCGGTTCGTGGGCTTTCATGTCGCGGACGCCAGAGATCTCGGGCAATGGCCGGATGAACATTTTGACGCCTGCCTCCTGTTGGGTCCGCTGTATCATCTGCAGAATAAGGAAGATCGGATAAGAGCGGCGGCCGAAATGAACCGGGTCACGAAGAAGGGCGGACTTGTATTCGCTGCGTTTATGAGCAGAATCCGGCATTTGACGACGTCCATTCTGTACCCGCAAGCGTGGAAGCCCAATCATACAATAGAAGGGATCGATTCATTTCTTGAGTCGGGGATATTCGATCATCATGACGAAGGCCGGTTTACGGGCGCTTATTTTGCTGAAATCGAGGAAATCGAGCCGTTCATGCAGAGCTCAGGCTTCGCATGCGAGAAGCTTATCGCTTCCGGAAGTATAGCGGGCGGCATGACCGTGGAGCAGTGGGATTATTGGCGCATGCAGGGTGACGATGTATACCGGAAAGTGATTGAGAGAATTGTAACAGCCGCGGAAAGTCCTTATATTCTGGGGGCTTCCTCTCATATCATGTATATAGGCAGGAAAATGGAAGCGGTATGA
- a CDS encoding ABC-F family ATP-binding cassette domain-containing protein, with translation MLLQVSDLSKSYGAQPILSSITFQIQPRERVGLVGVNGAGKSTLLRIIAGEMSADSGTIYKAKETTIGYLAQTSGLQSDRTIEEEMRAVFAHLLDAEAELRSLEHKIADPALQEDDKAYADTLDRYARLSDWFREKGGFEIETKIRSVLHGMNFGSFPMDTVVSTLSGGQKTRLALARILLQAPDLLMLDEPTNYLDIATLTWLEDYLRSYSGGILVVSHDRYFLDAVVQTIVEIERHTAKRYTGNYSRYIDLKAAEYESQMKMYEKQQDEISRMEDFIQRNLVRASTTKRAQSRRKALDKLERIDKPLGDLKKAYFSFEIDRQTGNDVLDVKELSIQFDEKKEPLFRNVTFRLERSENVALIGPNGIGKSTLLKALVGDQPVLDGLIRWGTNVKIGYYDQEHTGLNPSNTVLSEVWNAYPHLEEARIRTVLGNFLFSGDDVQKRISSLSGGEKARVSLSKLMLARANMLILDEPTNHLDLYSKEVLESALLDYDGTLLFISHDRYFLNKMAERIVELTPNGTHHFLGNYDEMIEKKRENEELKMEALTQTQGKTGKTTVVVETSVTSTYEADKQAKRDERNRQRKLEQLEQDIARLEGEIAVLEEQLTDPDVYNDYVRIQSIQAEIDSYKQELQTAYSAWETMLA, from the coding sequence ATGCTACTGCAAGTATCGGATTTATCCAAAAGCTACGGCGCTCAGCCGATTCTCTCTTCCATCACCTTTCAAATCCAGCCGCGCGAGCGGGTCGGTCTCGTAGGCGTTAACGGCGCAGGCAAATCGACGCTGCTGCGGATTATCGCAGGCGAGATGTCTGCCGATTCGGGCACGATCTATAAAGCAAAGGAAACGACGATCGGTTATTTGGCCCAGACGAGCGGACTTCAATCCGACCGCACCATAGAGGAGGAGATGCGAGCCGTATTCGCGCATCTGCTCGACGCCGAGGCCGAGCTGCGTTCATTGGAGCACAAAATTGCGGACCCTGCCCTTCAAGAGGATGACAAGGCGTATGCGGATACGTTAGATCGTTATGCCCGGTTATCCGACTGGTTCCGGGAGAAAGGCGGCTTTGAGATCGAAACGAAAATCCGCAGCGTGCTTCATGGGATGAACTTCGGCAGCTTCCCGATGGATACCGTTGTATCGACCTTGAGCGGCGGTCAGAAGACACGGCTCGCCCTTGCCCGCATTCTGCTGCAAGCGCCCGATTTGCTCATGCTCGACGAACCGACCAACTACCTGGATATCGCGACGCTTACCTGGCTTGAAGATTATTTGCGCAGCTATTCCGGCGGTATTCTGGTCGTCTCCCATGACCGGTATTTCCTGGATGCGGTTGTACAGACGATCGTCGAGATCGAGCGCCATACGGCCAAGAGATACACCGGTAATTACAGCCGGTATATCGACTTGAAAGCGGCTGAATACGAATCCCAGATGAAAATGTACGAGAAGCAGCAGGACGAAATCAGCCGGATGGAGGATTTCATTCAGCGCAATCTCGTCCGTGCTTCGACGACGAAACGGGCACAGAGCCGGCGCAAAGCGCTCGACAAGCTGGAGCGCATCGACAAGCCGCTCGGCGATTTGAAGAAGGCTTATTTCTCCTTCGAGATCGACCGTCAAACCGGCAACGACGTCCTGGATGTCAAGGAGCTGTCGATTCAATTTGACGAGAAGAAGGAGCCGCTCTTCCGCAATGTGACATTCCGGCTCGAACGAAGCGAGAATGTAGCGCTTATCGGACCGAACGGCATCGGCAAATCGACGCTGCTCAAAGCGCTTGTCGGCGATCAGCCCGTCCTGGACGGCTTGATTCGCTGGGGCACGAATGTGAAGATCGGTTACTACGATCAGGAGCATACCGGTCTAAACCCGTCGAATACCGTATTAAGCGAGGTTTGGAACGCCTACCCTCATCTGGAGGAAGCACGCATTCGGACCGTGCTCGGCAACTTTCTATTTAGCGGCGACGACGTTCAGAAGCGGATCTCCTCGCTCAGCGGCGGCGAGAAGGCCCGCGTTTCCTTATCCAAGCTGATGCTTGCCCGCGCGAACATGCTTATACTGGACGAGCCGACCAACCATCTGGATTTATATAGTAAAGAGGTGCTCGAATCCGCTTTGCTCGATTATGACGGTACATTATTGTTCATTTCGCATGACCGTTACTTCTTAAACAAGATGGCGGAACGCATTGTCGAACTGACACCGAATGGGACGCATCATTTCCTGGGAAATTATGACGAAATGATCGAGAAAAAACGTGAAAACGAAGAATTGAAGATGGAAGCCTTAACCCAGACTCAAGGAAAAACGGGGAAAACAACCGTCGTTGTTGAAACTTCCGTTACTTCGACGTATGAAGCCGACAAACAGGCGAAACGCGACGAACGGAACCGGCAGCGCAAGCTGGAACAGCTGGAGCAGGATATTGCCCGGCTGGAAGGTGAAATTGCCGTTCTTGAGGAACAGTTGACGGATCCGGATGTATACAATGATTATGTGCGGATCCAATCCATTCAAGCCGAGATCGACAGCTATAAACAAGAGCTTCAAACCGCCTATTCGGCCTGGGAGACGATGCTTGCTTAG
- a CDS encoding 5-formyltetrahydrofolate cyclo-ligase — MERKKQRRNAAAARRDSLPEQQRKTWSEAACEAAVSWLEHHRTASFMVYVSFRTELDTSLLIEWGWQSGLNVIVPRCIPQDRSMELFAIRDWRELKPGAYGILEPDPTKAIRLDIDKEMPEAVFVPGLAFDRSGGRLGYGGGYYDRFRDRLAASAANAGGAFPPWIGLGYEAQWVEAVPMEIHDARVSAVITEQGIYNTGAV; from the coding sequence ATGGAACGAAAGAAACAACGGAGAAACGCCGCCGCTGCGCGCCGCGATTCGCTTCCGGAGCAGCAGCGCAAGACATGGTCCGAGGCGGCCTGCGAAGCGGCAGTAAGCTGGCTGGAGCATCATCGTACGGCAAGCTTCATGGTCTACGTGTCATTTCGCACGGAGCTGGACACTAGTCTGCTGATTGAATGGGGATGGCAAAGCGGTCTGAACGTGATCGTTCCGCGCTGCATACCCCAAGACCGCTCCATGGAGCTGTTTGCGATTCGCGATTGGCGGGAACTGAAGCCGGGCGCTTATGGAATTCTAGAGCCTGATCCAACGAAGGCTATTAGGCTTGATATAGATAAGGAAATGCCTGAGGCCGTATTCGTACCCGGGCTTGCATTTGATCGAAGCGGAGGCAGATTGGGTTATGGCGGCGGTTACTATGACCGCTTCCGCGATCGGTTGGCCGCATCCGCCGCGAATGCGGGCGGAGCCTTTCCCCCGTGGATCGGACTCGGTTATGAAGCGCAATGGGTCGAAGCCGTCCCGATGGAGATTCATGATGCACGGGTTAGCGCGGTCATCACGGAGCAAGGCATATATAATACTGGGGCAGTGTAA
- the moaC gene encoding cyclic pyranopterin monophosphate synthase MoaC, whose protein sequence is MELTHFNEQGRARMVDVTGKEVTARTATASTTVKMAPGTLARIKAGTISKGDVLAVAQVAGIMAAKKTSDWIPMCHPLPLTGVNLEFNDNDADELYIEGTVKTTGKTGVEMEALTAVTAAALTVYDMCKALQKDIVIGPTQLVSKTGGKSGDYKLQE, encoded by the coding sequence ATGGAGCTGACGCATTTCAACGAACAGGGCAGGGCGCGTATGGTGGATGTCACAGGCAAAGAGGTAACGGCAAGAACCGCTACAGCTTCTACAACGGTTAAGATGGCTCCCGGAACGCTTGCCCGCATTAAAGCAGGAACGATTAGTAAGGGCGATGTGCTGGCAGTTGCCCAGGTTGCCGGCATTATGGCAGCCAAGAAGACGTCGGACTGGATTCCGATGTGCCATCCGCTGCCGCTGACCGGAGTCAATCTTGAATTTAACGATAATGATGCTGATGAGCTTTATATAGAAGGAACTGTGAAGACGACAGGAAAAACCGGCGTCGAGATGGAAGCTCTAACCGCGGTAACGGCGGCAGCGCTTACCGTCTATGATATGTGCAAGGCGCTGCAGAAGGACATTGTCATCGGGCCGACACAGCTGGTGTCAAAAACGGGGGGCAAGAGCGGCGATTATAAGCTCCAGGAATAG